From Flavobacterium sp. 102, a single genomic window includes:
- a CDS encoding ABC transporter ATP-binding protein — translation MLKVQNISFSYKDKPTLKALSFELEKGKNLAVIGESGCGKSTLLKLVYGLYDLNEGSVYWNENEVLGPKYHLIPGMDYMKYLAQDFDLMPFITVAENVGKYLSNIYADKKKERIAELLEIVEMKEHANSKAQFLSGGQMQRVALARVLALEPEVLLLDEPFSHIDNFRKNSLRRKLFAYLKDKQITTIVATHDSSDVLSFADEVIVMQNGKIIVADSPKKLYQNPTSKYIGSLFGDVNEIEVNSKIQYIFPHQLKVVLKSELEVEIVNSFYKGSHYLMEAKRGEETIFFENPTDIPIGTTICLKIKNPEID, via the coding sequence ATGCTGAAAGTCCAAAACATTTCCTTTTCTTATAAAGATAAACCTACATTAAAAGCCCTTTCTTTTGAATTAGAAAAAGGTAAAAACTTGGCGGTAATTGGTGAAAGCGGTTGCGGAAAAAGCACGTTGCTCAAACTCGTTTATGGCTTATATGATTTAAATGAAGGAAGTGTTTATTGGAACGAAAATGAAGTTTTAGGGCCGAAATATCATTTGATTCCAGGGATGGACTATATGAAATATTTGGCACAAGATTTTGACTTAATGCCTTTTATAACGGTTGCTGAAAACGTGGGGAAATACCTGTCGAACATTTATGCTGATAAGAAAAAAGAACGCATTGCAGAATTATTGGAAATCGTCGAAATGAAGGAGCATGCTAATAGTAAAGCCCAATTTTTAAGTGGTGGACAAATGCAACGCGTGGCTTTGGCGAGAGTTTTGGCGCTTGAACCCGAAGTATTGTTGTTAGACGAGCCGTTTAGCCATATTGACAATTTTAGAAAGAACAGTTTGCGCCGAAAGTTATTTGCTTATCTAAAAGACAAACAAATCACGACCATAGTTGCCACACACGACAGCTCGGATGTATTGTCATTTGCAGATGAAGTTATTGTGATGCAAAACGGAAAAATCATTGTTGCTGATTCTCCAAAGAAATTATACCAAAATCCAACCAGTAAATACATCGGTTCACTTTTTGGAGATGTCAATGAAATAGAAGTTAATAGTAAGATTCAATATATTTTTCCACACCAACTGAAAGTGGTTCTCAAATCGGAATTAGAAGTTGAAATCGTCAATAGTTTTTACAAAGGCAGTCATTATTTGATGGAAGCTAAGCGAGGTGAAGAAACCATTTTCTTTGAAAATCCAACTGATATTCCCATCGGAACGACCATTTGTCTCAAAATAAAAAACCCTGAAATCGATTAA
- a CDS encoding AarF/ABC1/UbiB kinase family protein: MKTLDKIPTGKIERASQLVKTGIKVGGNYVAYYGEKIVNPSLNRDKLNESNAEDIYDGLKNLKGSALKVAQMLSMDKSIMPQAYVDKFSLSQFSVPPLSAPLVRKTFKKYLGKYPEELYDSFTPDAMNAASIGQVHKATKDGKKLAVKIQYPGVADSISSDLALVKPFAVRMFNIKGKDSDKYFQEVENKLLEETDYILELKQSIEVSDWCSKIDNLRFPKYYPEFSSEKILTMEWIDGEHLSEFTSHNQDRVKGDKIGQALWDFYMYQMHYLKQVHADPHPGNFLIDAENYLVAIDFGCIKHVPDEFYVPYFELAKPEIIGNPKLFNEKLYELEILRHDDSKQEIEYFTKIFHDLLSLFTKPFHGDYFDFSDEDFFGKIAQMGEDFSKDTQLRKMNGNRGSKHFLYINRTFFGLYNLLHDLKARIDTKSFEKYIPS; this comes from the coding sequence ATGAAAACATTAGACAAAATACCAACGGGTAAAATAGAACGCGCTAGTCAATTGGTCAAAACCGGAATCAAAGTAGGAGGAAACTACGTCGCTTATTATGGTGAAAAAATAGTGAATCCATCATTGAACCGCGACAAATTAAACGAAAGCAATGCCGAAGACATCTATGATGGATTGAAAAACTTAAAGGGAAGTGCCTTGAAAGTCGCTCAAATGTTGAGCATGGACAAAAGCATTATGCCACAAGCGTATGTCGATAAGTTTTCATTGTCACAATTTTCGGTTCCGCCTTTGTCAGCGCCATTGGTTCGAAAAACCTTTAAAAAATATTTAGGGAAATATCCCGAAGAATTATATGATTCCTTCACTCCGGACGCTATGAATGCGGCGAGTATCGGTCAGGTACACAAAGCAACTAAAGATGGGAAAAAGCTTGCTGTGAAAATCCAATATCCAGGAGTAGCGGATAGTATTAGTTCTGATTTGGCGTTGGTGAAACCTTTTGCTGTTAGAATGTTTAATATCAAAGGGAAAGATTCTGATAAATATTTTCAAGAAGTTGAAAACAAATTGCTTGAAGAAACCGACTATATTTTGGAATTAAAACAAAGTATAGAAGTATCGGATTGGTGTAGTAAAATTGACAATTTGCGTTTCCCAAAATATTATCCTGAGTTTTCTTCGGAGAAGATTTTAACGATGGAATGGATTGATGGCGAACACCTTTCAGAATTCACGTCGCACAATCAAGATAGGGTGAAAGGTGATAAAATCGGTCAGGCGTTATGGGATTTTTATATGTACCAAATGCACTACTTAAAACAAGTACATGCCGATCCGCATCCGGGAAACTTTTTGATAGATGCTGAAAATTATTTGGTGGCGATAGATTTTGGTTGCATAAAACATGTTCCCGATGAATTTTATGTTCCGTATTTTGAATTGGCAAAGCCTGAAATTATTGGTAATCCAAAATTGTTCAACGAAAAGTTATATGAATTAGAAATATTGCGTCATGACGACAGTAAACAAGAAATTGAATATTTCACCAAAATATTTCATGATTTGTTGAGTTTGTTTACCAAACCGTTTCATGGTGATTATTTTGATTTTTCCGATGAGGATTTCTTTGGCAAAATTGCCCAAATGGGAGAAGATTTTTCTAAAGATACCCAACTCAGAAAAATGAATGGGAATAGAGGTTCTAAACACTTTTTATACATCAACAGAACGTTCTTCGGATTGTATAATTTATTACACGATTTAAAAGCCCGAATTGACACAAAGTCATTTGAAAAATATATACCGAGTTAA
- a CDS encoding TetR family transcriptional regulator C-terminal domain-containing protein: MATTKRAKAKKNAIDDNYLIELYMNDVLETNEEPRNAYAFCKKHEIEESDFYAFFGSLDIVKQTIWLKFFDNAVTTIEKEAAFENYLDKDKLLTLCFTLFEVLTLNRSYVLFSLKENKEGLKNLKNLKLFRNHFKEYIVNKIKSKPSEPFGKVAKVTEPVFSEGAWLQFLFILKFWMDDTSKGFEKTDVLIEKSVNTVVDLLDTKPLESLFDLGKFLWKEKMQ; encoded by the coding sequence ATGGCAACAACAAAACGCGCTAAGGCAAAGAAAAACGCAATTGATGACAATTACTTAATCGAATTGTACATGAATGATGTTTTAGAAACCAATGAAGAACCCAGAAATGCTTATGCTTTTTGCAAGAAGCATGAGATTGAAGAAAGTGATTTTTATGCCTTCTTTGGGTCACTCGATATTGTCAAGCAAACCATATGGTTAAAGTTTTTTGATAATGCTGTAACTACTATTGAAAAAGAGGCAGCCTTTGAAAACTATTTGGATAAGGATAAATTGTTAACACTTTGTTTTACGCTGTTTGAAGTTTTGACTTTAAACAGAAGTTATGTCTTATTTTCACTCAAAGAAAATAAAGAAGGATTGAAAAATTTGAAAAATTTAAAACTTTTCAGAAACCATTTTAAAGAATATATCGTAAATAAAATAAAGTCAAAACCTTCAGAGCCATTCGGGAAAGTAGCGAAAGTAACCGAACCTGTTTTCTCTGAAGGTGCTTGGCTACAGTTCTTATTCATATTGAAATTTTGGATGGATGATACGTCAAAAGGATTCGAGAAAACCGATGTTTTGATTGAGAAATCTGTGAATACAGTAGTCGATTTGTTAGATACTAAACCCCTGGAAAGTTTGTTTGATTTGGGCAAATTTCTATGGAAAGAAAAAATGCAATAA
- a CDS encoding OmpA family protein — MKKYSAILLGSLMILSTVFTSCEAVKNTSNSQRGVAIGAVGGAVLGGILGNNVGKGGNGALGAVLGGVIGGVAGGVIGNKMDKQAREIESALPGAQVERVGEGIRLVLGENAVRFDTNKSTLTAAAKANLDKLVPVFNQYPDTNIQIYGYTDITGSPEYNLNLSEQRAASVRTYLAGKGLSSARFTTTGLGIADPIASNDTAEGRSQNRRVEFAITANEKMVQEAQKEAGK, encoded by the coding sequence ATGAAAAAATATAGCGCAATTTTATTAGGAAGTTTAATGATTTTATCAACGGTTTTCACTAGTTGTGAAGCGGTAAAAAATACCAGTAATTCACAACGTGGTGTAGCTATTGGAGCTGTTGGCGGTGCCGTTTTAGGCGGGATTTTAGGAAATAATGTTGGAAAAGGCGGAAATGGTGCTTTAGGTGCTGTTCTTGGCGGCGTTATCGGAGGTGTTGCCGGTGGAGTTATTGGTAACAAAATGGACAAACAGGCCAGAGAAATTGAATCCGCTTTGCCCGGTGCACAAGTCGAAAGAGTTGGTGAAGGAATTCGATTGGTTTTAGGGGAAAATGCAGTGCGTTTTGATACTAATAAATCAACCTTAACTGCTGCTGCTAAAGCTAATTTGGATAAATTGGTTCCTGTATTTAATCAGTATCCTGACACCAATATCCAAATTTATGGGTATACTGATATTACCGGAAGTCCGGAATATAATTTGAATCTATCTGAGCAAAGAGCTGCTTCAGTAAGAACTTATTTGGCCGGAAAAGGATTGTCATCAGCAAGATTTACCACTACAGGTTTAGGTATTGCTGATCCAATTGCATCTAATGATACTGCGGAAGGAAGAAGTCAAAACCGTCGCGTAGAGTTTGCCATTACAGCTAATGAGAAAATGGTTCAAGAAGCTCAAAAAGAAGCCGGTAAATAA
- a CDS encoding lipocalin family protein — protein MKKIILLSLLSVLILSCKSNSATSTKIDSKSQMAIKGEWRVSSVYYPGSEVIKVTSFDLADSKCFIGSTWKFVSMSNKGNMALNSSSCTAYSTPISWFINKEGEFVLKILDESKAKTVKSGYVLRVANQTGSSFQLIDKINVGGTLTDVVYQFEKLN, from the coding sequence ATGAAAAAAATTATTTTACTAAGTTTATTATCGGTTTTGATTTTATCTTGTAAATCGAATTCTGCTACTAGTACTAAGATTGATTCAAAATCTCAGATGGCTATTAAAGGAGAATGGAGGGTTTCTTCAGTGTATTATCCCGGTTCAGAAGTGATTAAAGTTACTTCGTTTGACCTCGCTGATTCCAAATGTTTTATCGGAAGTACTTGGAAATTTGTTTCTATGAGTAACAAAGGAAATATGGCTTTAAACAGTTCAAGTTGTACAGCCTATTCTACGCCAATCTCTTGGTTTATTAACAAAGAAGGTGAATTTGTATTGAAAATATTGGATGAATCTAAAGCAAAAACGGTTAAGTCAGGTTACGTTTTAAGAGTAGCCAATCAAACCGGCAGTTCTTTTCAGTTGATAGATAAAATCAATGTAGGAGGAACTTTAACTGATGTAGTATATCAATTTGAAAAATTAAATTAA
- the htpG gene encoding molecular chaperone HtpG, which produces MTTGKINVSVENIFPLIKKFLYSDHEIFLRELVSNATDATLKLKHLTSIGEAKVEYGNPIIEVKIDKEGKKLHLIDQGLGMTAEEVEKYINQVAFSGAEEFLEKYKDSAKDSGIIGHFGLGFYSAFMVAEKVEIITKSFKDEPAAHWTCDGSPEFTLEPHDKTDRGTEIILHIAEDSLEFLEEYKINELLTKYNKFMPVPIKFGTRTEKIEQKKGESVSEENKDNIFTEVEVDNIINNPNPAWTKQPVDLTEEDYKNFYRELYPMQFEEPLFNIHLNVDYPFNLTGILYFPKMSADLQMQKDKIQLYQNQVYVTDNVEGIVPEFLGMLKGVIDSPDIPLNVSRSGLQADSNVKKISNYITRKVADKLKGLFTENREDFEKKWNDIKIVLEYGMLSEPKFYEKSGDFVLYPTVDNQYYTLAELKEAITANQTDKNGKLVVLYTSNKDAQHGYIEIAKEKGYEVILLDSPIVSHLIQKLESDNENLTFTRVDSDHIDKLIQKEDTQISKLSEDESTQLKTVLEEIVPKTNYSVQLEPLDSNAAPFIITQPEFMRRMKEMSQTGGGGMFGMGNFPEMYNLVVNTNSDLATTILNTSDKSAQESLVKQALDLAKISQGLLKGEELTAFVKRSFELIK; this is translated from the coding sequence ATGACAACAGGAAAAATTAATGTATCAGTAGAAAACATCTTTCCGCTAATCAAGAAGTTTTTATACAGCGACCACGAAATTTTCTTGCGCGAATTAGTATCCAATGCAACGGATGCAACTTTAAAATTAAAACATTTAACCAGTATTGGCGAAGCCAAAGTAGAATATGGCAATCCAATCATTGAAGTAAAAATCGACAAAGAAGGCAAAAAATTACACCTTATCGACCAAGGCTTGGGAATGACAGCCGAAGAAGTGGAAAAGTACATCAACCAAGTCGCTTTCTCCGGAGCTGAAGAGTTTTTGGAAAAATATAAAGACTCTGCCAAAGATTCAGGGATTATTGGTCATTTTGGCTTAGGTTTCTATTCTGCTTTTATGGTAGCCGAAAAAGTAGAAATCATCACCAAATCATTCAAAGACGAACCGGCAGCACATTGGACTTGTGATGGCAGTCCGGAATTTACTTTGGAACCGCATGACAAAACCGACAGAGGAACGGAAATCATCTTACACATCGCCGAGGATTCTCTGGAATTTTTAGAAGAGTATAAAATCAATGAATTGTTGACCAAGTACAATAAATTCATGCCGGTGCCGATTAAATTTGGTACCCGAACTGAAAAAATCGAGCAGAAAAAAGGAGAATCTGTTTCTGAAGAAAACAAAGACAACATCTTTACCGAAGTTGAAGTAGACAATATCATCAACAACCCAAATCCGGCGTGGACAAAGCAACCGGTAGATTTGACTGAGGAAGATTATAAAAATTTCTACCGCGAATTGTATCCAATGCAGTTTGAAGAACCTTTGTTCAATATTCATTTGAATGTAGATTATCCTTTCAACTTAACCGGAATTTTATATTTCCCGAAAATGTCGGCCGATTTGCAAATGCAAAAGGATAAAATCCAATTGTACCAAAATCAGGTTTATGTAACCGATAATGTAGAAGGAATTGTACCTGAATTTTTAGGAATGCTAAAAGGCGTAATCGATTCTCCGGATATTCCGTTGAACGTTTCTCGTTCAGGATTACAAGCTGATAGCAATGTGAAGAAAATTTCAAATTACATTACCCGCAAAGTAGCTGATAAACTAAAAGGTTTGTTTACTGAAAACCGTGAAGATTTCGAGAAAAAATGGAACGATATCAAAATCGTTTTAGAATACGGAATGCTATCGGAACCAAAATTCTATGAAAAATCAGGTGACTTTGTTTTGTATCCAACGGTTGATAACCAATATTATACTTTAGCAGAATTGAAAGAAGCCATCACTGCCAACCAAACCGACAAAAACGGAAAATTAGTGGTTTTGTACACTTCGAACAAAGATGCCCAACACGGTTATATCGAAATCGCTAAAGAAAAAGGTTATGAAGTAATCTTGTTAGATTCACCAATCGTTTCGCATTTGATTCAAAAATTAGAATCTGACAACGAGAACCTAACTTTCACTCGTGTAGATTCTGACCATATCGACAAATTAATTCAAAAGGAAGACACTCAAATTTCGAAATTATCGGAAGATGAATCAACCCAATTGAAAACAGTTTTAGAAGAAATTGTACCAAAAACCAATTATTCTGTTCAACTGGAGCCGTTGGACAGCAACGCAGCACCGTTCATCATCACGCAACCGGAATTTATGCGAAGAATGAAAGAAATGAGTCAAACCGGTGGCGGTGGCATGTTCGGTATGGGCAATTTCCCGGAAATGTATAACTTGGTGGTAAACACCAACTCAGATTTGGCGACAACCATTTTAAATACTTCCGACAAATCGGCTCAAGAAAGTTTGGTAAAACAAGCTTTAGACTTGGCCAAGATTTCTCAAGGTTTACTAAAAGGCGAAGAATTAACGGCTTTTGTGAAGAGAAGTTTTGAGTTGATTAAGTAA
- the lepB gene encoding signal peptidase I, with protein MKKALKIIFITLLVFYVLMKIFNLTGVLNVFTVNGISSEPNIKANSRIISSNFFTPKVGDFIMLKLNDTLTVVHRLCARENDKVEIKDGILYVNNKNSDEKLSLMYRYKMPSKKFVDNQIYGRIPSHIMMQMEENDTVYAFLSDQIAKELHIESSRIIHKKGVADEHIKKVHHKDWNKDNFGPITIPVGKIFVLGDNRDNAEDSRYIGLIDNSKIVGTVIYK; from the coding sequence ATGAAAAAAGCACTAAAAATTATATTTATCACTCTTTTGGTTTTTTATGTTTTAATGAAGATTTTCAATCTTACAGGAGTATTAAATGTATTTACAGTCAATGGAATTTCGAGTGAACCGAATATTAAGGCTAATTCCAGAATTATATCAAGTAACTTTTTCACTCCTAAAGTTGGGGATTTCATAATGCTGAAGCTTAATGATACGCTAACAGTAGTGCATCGTCTTTGTGCCCGGGAAAATGACAAAGTTGAAATCAAAGATGGCATTTTATATGTTAATAATAAAAATTCAGATGAAAAGCTCAGTTTAATGTATCGCTACAAAATGCCTTCGAAAAAGTTTGTAGACAATCAGATATACGGTAGAATTCCATCTCACATTATGATGCAAATGGAGGAAAATGACACTGTTTACGCTTTTCTAAGTGACCAAATTGCAAAAGAATTACATATTGAATCTTCAAGAATTATTCATAAAAAAGGAGTAGCTGACGAACATATCAAAAAAGTACACCACAAGGATTGGAATAAAGATAATTTTGGCCCGATAACAATACCCGTTGGAAAAATCTTTGTTCTTGGCGACAACAGAGACAACGCTGAAGATTCGCGTTATATTGGCTTAATTGACAACTCAAAAATAGTTGGCACTGTAATTTATAAATAA
- a CDS encoding DUF2721 domain-containing protein, with product MTLNIETPALLFSATSLILLAYTNRFLTIAQIVRSLKKHYDEVHTKSILLQIRNLNLRLSLIRYMQLFGVLCLFLSVFAMLCLFVELQTAGIYLFAASLLCLLTSLGISFWEISISVTALRLHLSDLEEEEKKK from the coding sequence ATGACACTAAACATAGAAACTCCGGCCCTATTATTCTCAGCAACTTCTTTGATATTGTTGGCTTATACCAATCGGTTTTTGACCATTGCGCAAATTGTGCGCAGTTTGAAAAAACATTATGACGAAGTACATACCAAAAGCATTTTACTGCAAATCAGAAACCTCAACTTGAGACTTTCTTTGATTCGCTATATGCAACTTTTTGGGGTTTTGTGTTTGTTTCTTTCCGTGTTTGCGATGTTGTGTTTGTTTGTTGAATTACAAACGGCAGGGATTTATCTTTTTGCCGCCAGTTTATTGTGTTTATTGACTTCATTGGGTATTTCGTTTTGGGAAATTAGCATCTCGGTTACGGCTTTGCGTTTGCATTTGAGTGATTTGGAAGAAGAAGAGAAAAAAAAGTAA
- a CDS encoding T9SS type A sorting domain-containing protein, with product MKQKLLFLFLLSFSLVIAKPNKTVDGPAIGLKMTGGFGGGPSSIQFSFYIKNIGTETLTNIYITEAPGTSPITYYFTPIASLAPGEEISYLYGHKDAMCYDVSQTIVHATTTGGSEITDLSSDPFQYETVNGNFSYGSYYNDIPTSSYYQDYITGVSQNGTYYDLNSNNIVDVGDVINYTYLFQGFVNPIFYDDNAIISDMIYSSGQVSATGIHYITQAEINMGYVYNSSHVIYQSQCWGSTYLEFEDESVCYSCPNPNNANIITKISNLQPHKISGNIKFNNNNDNCNTGINLPQRRVDTSDGTYNYTTYTNTSGDYHIIIPNMYGNYTTTATTNLNPNFTSNPISIATTTYNSGVPVNYNNNDFCFSAITDFADLSVSMHNSNEAIPGNTAGYYISFWNNGTTNLSGSIQLTFDGGKLTFANATPSQNNATTNTLTWNYTNLQPFEHHNIHLTLNVLTPPTVNINDLLNFTVVSNPIVGDNTPANNTFSWNQTVRSSFDPNDKTVIEGAYITTAEANNYLTYLTRFQNSGTANATTVVIKETLDTDLDWNTFEPIASSHEANIQIRTGNDLTYTFSNIDLPYESANEPASHGWMVYRIKPKSNFAIGDVASSKSDIYFDYNPPIITNTVTTQMVALSITDNVKGNFALYPNPTSSYFTIAMQTEMNAQYQIFDLNGKHLESNTVVSLKPIDISAFQSGFYFVTINTELGKATYKLVKN from the coding sequence ATGAAACAAAAACTACTATTCCTTTTTTTATTGAGTTTTTCTTTAGTTATTGCTAAGCCTAACAAAACCGTTGATGGTCCGGCGATTGGTTTAAAGATGACAGGAGGTTTTGGAGGCGGTCCATCTTCTATTCAATTTTCTTTTTACATTAAGAACATTGGCACCGAGACCTTAACTAATATATACATAACAGAAGCACCCGGTACATCTCCTATTACATACTACTTCACTCCTATTGCCAGTTTAGCTCCCGGTGAAGAAATTAGTTATCTGTATGGACATAAAGATGCCATGTGTTATGATGTAAGCCAAACCATTGTTCATGCTACAACAACTGGAGGAAGTGAAATAACCGATTTATCTTCAGATCCTTTTCAATATGAAACCGTGAATGGAAACTTTTCTTATGGTTCTTATTATAATGACATCCCTACAAGCAGTTATTATCAGGATTATATCACTGGAGTTTCTCAAAACGGAACCTATTATGATCTAAACAGTAACAATATAGTTGACGTTGGTGATGTTATCAATTATACCTATCTATTTCAGGGATTCGTCAACCCTATTTTTTACGATGACAATGCTATCATTTCAGACATGATTTATTCGTCAGGTCAAGTTTCAGCAACAGGCATTCATTATATTACTCAAGCCGAAATAAATATGGGTTATGTTTATAACTCTTCACATGTAATATACCAATCTCAATGTTGGGGCTCAACTTATCTTGAATTCGAAGATGAATCCGTTTGTTATAGCTGCCCCAATCCTAATAATGCCAATATTATCACTAAGATAAGCAATTTACAACCACATAAAATATCAGGAAATATAAAATTCAATAACAATAATGACAATTGTAATACCGGTATCAATTTACCACAGCGAAGAGTTGACACTTCCGATGGGACTTATAACTATACAACATACACCAACACTAGTGGTGACTATCATATTATAATCCCAAATATGTATGGAAATTATACCACAACGGCTACGACTAATTTAAACCCCAATTTTACTTCTAATCCCATTTCAATAGCAACCACAACTTATAATTCAGGTGTGCCCGTTAATTATAATAACAATGATTTCTGCTTTAGTGCTATTACAGATTTTGCCGATTTAAGTGTTTCAATGCACAATAGTAACGAGGCAATTCCGGGAAATACGGCAGGCTACTACATTAGCTTTTGGAACAATGGCACAACCAATTTGAGCGGGAGCATTCAATTGACTTTTGACGGTGGTAAATTGACTTTTGCCAATGCCACTCCAAGTCAAAACAATGCTACAACAAATACTTTAACATGGAATTACACCAACCTTCAGCCGTTTGAACACCATAACATTCATTTGACTTTAAATGTTCTTACACCACCCACTGTAAACATCAATGATTTATTAAATTTTACTGTAGTCTCTAATCCAATTGTCGGAGATAATACTCCTGCCAATAATACTTTTTCTTGGAATCAAACGGTCAGAAGTTCCTTTGATCCGAATGACAAAACCGTAATCGAAGGCGCTTATATTACTACGGCTGAAGCCAATAATTACTTGACTTACCTGACTCGTTTTCAAAACTCCGGAACTGCTAATGCAACTACTGTAGTTATCAAAGAAACGTTAGATACCGATTTGGATTGGAATACATTTGAACCAATTGCTTCCAGTCATGAAGCCAATATTCAAATCAGAACCGGAAATGACTTGACCTATACCTTTTCCAATATTGATTTACCTTATGAATCCGCAAACGAACCAGCAAGTCATGGATGGATGGTTTACCGAATTAAACCCAAAAGCAATTTTGCCATTGGTGATGTTGCAAGTTCAAAATCTGACATTTATTTTGATTACAACCCGCCAATTATAACCAATACAGTCACAACTCAAATGGTTGCTTTGTCTATTACGGATAATGTTAAAGGCAATTTTGCTTTGTATCCGAATCCAACTTCAAGTTATTTCACCATTGCCATGCAAACCGAAATGAATGCCCAATATCAAATTTTTGACCTCAATGGAAAACACCTGGAAAGCAATACTGTTGTAAGTTTAAAACCAATAGACATCAGTGCTTTTCAAAGCGGATTCTATTTCGTGACTATCAATACTGAATTAGGAAAAGCAACTTATAAATTAGTTAAAAACTAA